AATTACTAAAACCTCTGTCACACTCATTAGAGTGGGTTTACAGTTCTTTGCTTGGCATATAAGTTCATTTCAAGCAGCAGTTCTGCTAGGGACAGGTGAGAAAGGTAGAGTGCAGTGAGAAAGATAGAGTGGAGTGAAATGACCTTACTTATCCATAAAATGTTCATTTTCAATTTATCTTCATATTTTTATCCCTACCAGTTATAGTTACTTGCATTTAGTTATTTGAAGGGTATTGTGGTCTGCAATTCTTTATCTTGGCCAGGGGAGACTCTTTTATTTCACTACTCAAATAGGATTAGGGAATAGAGAGCTTATAACTGATTCTGAAGTTTCTGGAAGCATAGCCTAACGCTTGTTTTGCTGAATTTTCAAGCCTAAGATGTTTGGGTTTGGAGGCCAATACTTGCAACCAATATCAACTATTTCAGATTTTGATGTGAAAAAGGGAAGAATCCTGCTGTGTTGGGTACATATATGCGCGTATTGTACGGCTTTCTGGTTGCTGTACCGATGTTTCATAGTCATATAGAGAACAACTTCAACTTTTAAACCGCTTAATTACATTTCACATCTTAGGTCTTTCAGCCTGTAATTCTTATTAGTTTGAAGTTATAGTACTGTACATGCTCAAGGTGTTTATATTTGCAGGCCTTTTCTGGCACTCAGAATGTTTCAAGCCTACAAAAGGATGAAGCATGGAGAGTAAATGTCCGTATACAAGGATGTGACCTAGAGCATGGTTATCTATGTGGCACCATGGAGGCTCTTAATGTTCCTATGGCAGACACGCCGGTAAATAGTTTATATTCCTTAAGAATAGAGACAGAATAGCAACCACTTTTCTCCTTAAAAAATAATGCATGTTTATGATTTTGGTTCTagtttaatttgaaatatttgttGTGTTAATCTGTAGATTTAGGACACCACTAATCTGTAGAAGATTTTAATCAGATTAACCTATCAGTTTTATATAATCTGTAGATTTATGTTTCTTCAACTTCCATTTGGTGGTATGCAGTGATATTTGTTAAGTACTAAAGTGTCTAACTGGCCTTTTGAATTCTAACATTGTTGTTAGCCTACAGTGTCCTAGAAACTGTCATAGCTATTTACACTCTTTATTATTAATTTGCTTAGTTCATAACCACTCTTCTGATTTTATGTTGCTGCAGTGACCAATATGATCCAGACATTAATTAGTTTCTACGCTTTTGGCATagcatatttttttattcattacaGGGCCTAATAAGTTCAGCAGGATTTAACTTCAATGCAATTTTAAATTGAGAATACTGAAATATATACTATTCCTGCTTCAAGAatcaaaattttctttaatGGTGTTGTCATGTagagaaaatatattaaataaaccaactatttttttctgattttttgcCTTATATCCCCTGATTTTTTGTTCTTGGAGGTTTTCAGAAAGATAGAAAATTCACCACGATTTCACTTTGTTTTTAATGATTTATATCAGGTAGTAACATTCTGGGAAGGGGAGATTGTTGATATCAAGAATTATACTTTCTTCACTGGCAAATGGGAGGCAGCGTACGTTATTATGGAGTAACAATTAAGTCGAGCATAAGGAGCTTAATTTGAAAAATGCCGATGATGCTCACTTATGTTtgcttcctttttctttttattcagaCCAGAGGATGATATAAGGCACTGGACTAAGTTTCCATCCTTTTCTCCCATATTGGTAAAAGACCTATACTTTGGTGTCGTCAGCAAAATACATCGCATGTAATATTTCTAACACACTTCAGCTTTCCAGGGCCAAGTGGAGTTAGATGGTGGCAAGAATTTGGACCTAAGCAACTATCCTTACATATTCATGGTAAATTGATTTTCAATAATACAAAATGAAAGCATCGAAAGAGTTCATTCATTTCTGTGTAATGAAAAGTGTGATAATTGCATTATGTTCTTTGTTGCAGAGATGGAAAGAGCAGTACTTTGTGAATGTTGGAACTGACTGTGGGTTAACTATTGCTGGCTTTTACTATGTTTGTTTCTCTTGCAGCGATGGCTCTATCAGTGGGTTCTATTATGATCCTAATAGCAGGTGAGCTCTTCTTCTACCGATTCTTC
This portion of the Lotus japonicus ecotype B-129 chromosome 3, LjGifu_v1.2 genome encodes:
- the LOC130749809 gene encoding uncharacterized protein LOC130749809, which gives rise to MPVRVLENVAVSQTVLGPNARRGSFQSCSLLRVGQAFSGTQNVSSLQKDEAWRVNVRIQGCDLEHGYLCGTMEALNVPMADTPVVTFWEGEIVDIKNYTFFTGKWEAAPEDDIRHWTKFPSFSPILGQVELDGGKNLDLSNYPYIFMRWKEQYFVNVGTDCGLTIAGFYYVCFSCSDGSISGFYYDPNSSPFQKLELKSTNDGRSGFSFSSYELQ